From the Rutidosis leptorrhynchoides isolate AG116_Rl617_1_P2 unplaced genomic scaffold, CSIRO_AGI_Rlap_v1 contig515, whole genome shotgun sequence genome, one window contains:
- the LOC139884177 gene encoding homeobox-leucine zipper protein ATHB-14-like isoform X1: protein MDSNKYVRYTPEQVEALERVYAECPKPSSLRRHQLIRECHILSNIEPKQIKVWFQNRRCREKQRKESCHLTTVNKKLSAMNKLLMEENDRLQKQVSHLVYENGYMKQKIHTASATTTDNSCESVVMSGQNQQQQNPTPRHSQRDANNPAGLLAIAEETLAEFLSKATGTAVDWVQMIGMKPGPDSIGIVAVSRNCSGVAARACGLVSLEPTKVAEILKDRLSWYRECRCLETLNVLPTGNGGTIELMYMQTYAPTILAAARDFWTLRYTTTMEDGSLVICERSLSASTGGPAGPPTSTFVRAEMLPSGYLIRPCEGGGSIINIVDHVDLDVLSVPEVLRPLYESSKILAQKMTISALRHIRQIAQESSGEIQYSGGRQPAVLRTFSQRLCRGFNDAVNGFADDGWSLLGSDGVEDVTIAINSSPNKFHGSQYQSMFHTLGGGILCAKASMLLQNVPPALLVRFLREHRSEWADYGVDAYSAACLKASPYAVPCARNGGFPSSQVILPLAQTLEHEESLEVVRLEGHAFSPEDLAMSRDMYLLQLCSGVDENAVGSCAQLVFAPIDESFADDAPLLASGFRLIPLDPKSVPDGPGGSTTRTLDLASSLEVGCGTRSASGKTADANGSYNLRSVLTIAFQFSFESHLQDNVAAMARQYLRSVVGSVQRVAMAISPSRLSNSQLGPRSLPGSPEALTLARWISRSYRVHTGGELLKADGQSGDVLLKQLWNHPDAIMCCSLRMNASPVFTFANQAGLDMLETTLVALQDIMLDKILDEAGRKILCSEFSKIMQQGYAYLPSGICVSSMGRPVSYDQAIAWKVLNDDDGNHCLAFSFVNWSFV from the exons aTGGATTCGAATAAGTATGTAAGGTACACACCAGAGCAAGTTGAGGCTTTAGAAAGAGTTTATGCTGAATGCCCAAAGCCTAGCTCTTTGAGAAGGCATCAGCTCATAAGGGAGTGTCATATCCTTTCCAACATTGAGCCTAAGCAGATCAAAGTCTGGTTTCAAAATCGCAg ATGCCGCGAAAAACAAAGGAAGGAATCCTGTCATCTCACGACGGTGAATAAAAAACTGAGTGCTATGAACAAGCTGTTGATGGAAGAAAATGACCGATTGCAGAAGCAGGTTTCACATTTGGTCTACGAGAATGgatacatgaaacaaaaaatacacACT GCATCTGCAACGACCACAGACAATAGCTGTGAGTCTGTGGTCATGAGTGGTCAGAACCAACAACAGCAAAACCCAACTCCTCGGCATTCACAAAGGGATGCTAACAACCCAGCTGG TCTTCTCGCTATTGCTGAGGAGACCCTGGCAGAGTTCCTATCCAAGGCTACTGGAACTGCTGTCGACTGGGTCCAGATGATTGGGATGAAG CCTGGTCCGGATTCTATTGGAATTGTTGCTGTTTCCCGCAACTGCAGTGGAGTAGCAGCACGAGCTTGTGGTCTTGTGAGCCTAGAGCCCACAAAG GTCGCGGAAATTCTCAAAGATCGCCTGTCTTGGTATCGTGAATGCCGTTGCCTCGAAACATTGAATGTACTTCCCACCGGAAATGGAGGAACCATAGAGCTCATGTACATGCAG ACTTATGCACCAACAATATTGGCAGCAGCACGTGACTTTTGGACACTGAGATATACTACCACTATGGAGGATGGAAGCCTCGTT ATATGCGAGAGGTCGTTAAGTGCTTCCACGGGTGGCCCAGCAGGGCCTCCAACTTCAACTTTTGTAAGAGCTGAAATGCTTCCGAGTGGGTATTTAATCCGACCTTGTGAAGGAGGTGGTTCCATCATCAACATTGTGGATCATGTTGATTTAGAT GTTTTGAGTGTCCCTGAAGTCCTTCGACCACTTTATGAATCATCTAAGATTCTTGCGCAGAAAATGACAATTTCT GCCTTGAGGCACATTCGGCAAATTGCTCAAGAATCAAGTGGTGAAATTCAGTATAGTGGGGGCCGCCAACCTGCTGTTTTAAGGACATTTAGTCAGAGACTTTGCAG GGGTTTTAATGATGCTGTTAATGGTTTCGCGGATGATGGTTGGTCACTTTTAGGCAGTGATGGTGTGGAGGATGTGACCATTGCCATTAATTCATCTCCAAACAAATTTCATGGATCTCAATACCAGTCTATGTTTCATACTTTAGGAGGAGGTATCCTTTGTGCCAAGGCATCAATGCTGCTTCAG AATGTCCCTCCTGCTTTGCTAGTCCGGTTTTTGAGGGAGCACCGTTCCGAATGGGCTGACTATGGCGTCGACGCCTATTCCGCTGCTTGTCTGAAAGCAAGTCCATATGCAGTTCCTTGTGCAAGAAATGGCGGCTTTCCAAGTAGCCAAGTCATTTTGCCTCTTGCCCAAACATTGGAGCATGAAGAG TCCTTGGAAGTGGTTCGTCTTGAAGGTCATGCATTTTCACCTGAAGATTTAGCTATGTCCCGAGATATGTACCTATTGCAA CTATGCAGTGGAGTTGACGAGAATGCAGTTGGTTCTTGTGCTCAGCTTGTCTTTGCCCCTATTGATGAATCCTTTGCGGATGATGCTCCACTATTGGCTTCTGGTTTTCGTCTTATTCCATTGGATCCCAAATCAGTTCCA GATGGCCCTGGTGGAAGTACTACTAGGACATTGGATTTAGCCTCCTCGCTCGAAGTCGGATGTGGGACCCGCTCAGCTAGCGGCAAGACTGCAGATGCAAATGGCAGCTATAATCTAAGGTCTGTCCTGACTATCGCATTCCAGTTCAGTTTCGAGAGCCACTTGCAAGACAATGTTGCCGCCATGGCTCGCCAATATCTCCGTAGTGTTGTCGGCTCCGTTCAGAGAGTCGCCATGGCAATCTCTCCATCACGGCTCAGTAACTCACAATTGGGACCTAGATCTCTTCCTGGATCCCCTGAAGCTCTTACTCTCGCACGATGGATTTCCAGAAGCTACAG AGTCCATACCGGAGGAGAGCTCCTCAAAGCCGACGGCCAATCTGGGGATGTTCTATTGAAGCAACTATGGAACCATCCAGATGCAATTATGTGCTGTTCTTTGAGAATGAAT GCATCTCCAGTCTTCACCTTTGCAAACCAGGCTGGACTTGACATGCTAGAAACTACCCTCGTCGCACTTCAAGATATAATGCTCGATAAGATTCTGGATGAAGCTGGCCGGAAGATTCTCTGCTCAGAGTTCTCGAAAATTATGCAACAG GGTTATGCATATCTACCGTCGGGGATATGTGTGTCGAGCATGGGAAGACCGGTGTCCTACGATCAAGCAATCGCTTGGAAAGTtcttaatgatgatgatggaaacCACTGCCTTGCTTTCTCGTTTGTTAACTGGTCTTTCGTGTGA
- the LOC139884177 gene encoding homeobox-leucine zipper protein ATHB-14-like isoform X3: protein MDSNKYVRYTPEQVEALERVYAECPKPSSLRRHQLIRECHILSNIEPKQIKVWFQNRRCREKQRKESCHLTTVNKKLSAMNKLLMEENDRLQKQVSHLVYENGYMKQKIHTASATTTDNSCESVVMSGQNQQQQNPTPRHSQRDANNPAGLLAIAEETLAEFLSKATGTAVDWVQMIGMKPGPDSIGIVAVSRNCSGVAARACGLVSLEPTKVAEILKDRLSWYRECRCLETLNVLPTGNGGTIELMYMQTYAPTILAAARDFWTLRYTTTMEDGSLVICERSLSASTGGPAGPPTSTFVRAEMLPSGYLIRPCEGGGSIINIVDHVDLDVLSVPEVLRPLYESSKILAQKMTISALRHIRQIAQESSGEIQYSGGRQPAVLRTFSQRLCRGFNDAVNGFADDGWSLLGSDGVEDVTIAINSSPNKFHGSQYQSMFHTLGGGILCAKASMLLQNVPPALLVRFLREHRSEWADYGVDAYSAACLKASPYAVPCARNGGFPSSQVILPLAQTLEHEESLEVVRLEGHAFSPEDLAMSRDMYLLQLCSGVDENAVGSCAQLVFAPIDESFADDAPLLASGFRLIPLDPKSDGPGGSTTRTLDLASSLEVGCGTRSASGKTADANGSYNLRSVLTIAFQFSFESHLQDNVAAMARQYLRSVVGSVQRVAMAISPSRLSNSQLGPRSLPGSPEALTLARWISRSYRVHTGGELLKADGQSGDVLLKQLWNHPDAIMCCSLRMNASPVFTFANQAGLDMLETTLVALQDIMLDKILDEAGRKILCSEFSKIMQQGYAYLPSGICVSSMGRPVSYDQAIAWKVLNDDDGNHCLAFSFVNWSFV from the exons aTGGATTCGAATAAGTATGTAAGGTACACACCAGAGCAAGTTGAGGCTTTAGAAAGAGTTTATGCTGAATGCCCAAAGCCTAGCTCTTTGAGAAGGCATCAGCTCATAAGGGAGTGTCATATCCTTTCCAACATTGAGCCTAAGCAGATCAAAGTCTGGTTTCAAAATCGCAg ATGCCGCGAAAAACAAAGGAAGGAATCCTGTCATCTCACGACGGTGAATAAAAAACTGAGTGCTATGAACAAGCTGTTGATGGAAGAAAATGACCGATTGCAGAAGCAGGTTTCACATTTGGTCTACGAGAATGgatacatgaaacaaaaaatacacACT GCATCTGCAACGACCACAGACAATAGCTGTGAGTCTGTGGTCATGAGTGGTCAGAACCAACAACAGCAAAACCCAACTCCTCGGCATTCACAAAGGGATGCTAACAACCCAGCTGG TCTTCTCGCTATTGCTGAGGAGACCCTGGCAGAGTTCCTATCCAAGGCTACTGGAACTGCTGTCGACTGGGTCCAGATGATTGGGATGAAG CCTGGTCCGGATTCTATTGGAATTGTTGCTGTTTCCCGCAACTGCAGTGGAGTAGCAGCACGAGCTTGTGGTCTTGTGAGCCTAGAGCCCACAAAG GTCGCGGAAATTCTCAAAGATCGCCTGTCTTGGTATCGTGAATGCCGTTGCCTCGAAACATTGAATGTACTTCCCACCGGAAATGGAGGAACCATAGAGCTCATGTACATGCAG ACTTATGCACCAACAATATTGGCAGCAGCACGTGACTTTTGGACACTGAGATATACTACCACTATGGAGGATGGAAGCCTCGTT ATATGCGAGAGGTCGTTAAGTGCTTCCACGGGTGGCCCAGCAGGGCCTCCAACTTCAACTTTTGTAAGAGCTGAAATGCTTCCGAGTGGGTATTTAATCCGACCTTGTGAAGGAGGTGGTTCCATCATCAACATTGTGGATCATGTTGATTTAGAT GTTTTGAGTGTCCCTGAAGTCCTTCGACCACTTTATGAATCATCTAAGATTCTTGCGCAGAAAATGACAATTTCT GCCTTGAGGCACATTCGGCAAATTGCTCAAGAATCAAGTGGTGAAATTCAGTATAGTGGGGGCCGCCAACCTGCTGTTTTAAGGACATTTAGTCAGAGACTTTGCAG GGGTTTTAATGATGCTGTTAATGGTTTCGCGGATGATGGTTGGTCACTTTTAGGCAGTGATGGTGTGGAGGATGTGACCATTGCCATTAATTCATCTCCAAACAAATTTCATGGATCTCAATACCAGTCTATGTTTCATACTTTAGGAGGAGGTATCCTTTGTGCCAAGGCATCAATGCTGCTTCAG AATGTCCCTCCTGCTTTGCTAGTCCGGTTTTTGAGGGAGCACCGTTCCGAATGGGCTGACTATGGCGTCGACGCCTATTCCGCTGCTTGTCTGAAAGCAAGTCCATATGCAGTTCCTTGTGCAAGAAATGGCGGCTTTCCAAGTAGCCAAGTCATTTTGCCTCTTGCCCAAACATTGGAGCATGAAGAG TCCTTGGAAGTGGTTCGTCTTGAAGGTCATGCATTTTCACCTGAAGATTTAGCTATGTCCCGAGATATGTACCTATTGCAA CTATGCAGTGGAGTTGACGAGAATGCAGTTGGTTCTTGTGCTCAGCTTGTCTTTGCCCCTATTGATGAATCCTTTGCGGATGATGCTCCACTATTGGCTTCTGGTTTTCGTCTTATTCCATTGGATCCCAAATCA GATGGCCCTGGTGGAAGTACTACTAGGACATTGGATTTAGCCTCCTCGCTCGAAGTCGGATGTGGGACCCGCTCAGCTAGCGGCAAGACTGCAGATGCAAATGGCAGCTATAATCTAAGGTCTGTCCTGACTATCGCATTCCAGTTCAGTTTCGAGAGCCACTTGCAAGACAATGTTGCCGCCATGGCTCGCCAATATCTCCGTAGTGTTGTCGGCTCCGTTCAGAGAGTCGCCATGGCAATCTCTCCATCACGGCTCAGTAACTCACAATTGGGACCTAGATCTCTTCCTGGATCCCCTGAAGCTCTTACTCTCGCACGATGGATTTCCAGAAGCTACAG AGTCCATACCGGAGGAGAGCTCCTCAAAGCCGACGGCCAATCTGGGGATGTTCTATTGAAGCAACTATGGAACCATCCAGATGCAATTATGTGCTGTTCTTTGAGAATGAAT GCATCTCCAGTCTTCACCTTTGCAAACCAGGCTGGACTTGACATGCTAGAAACTACCCTCGTCGCACTTCAAGATATAATGCTCGATAAGATTCTGGATGAAGCTGGCCGGAAGATTCTCTGCTCAGAGTTCTCGAAAATTATGCAACAG GGTTATGCATATCTACCGTCGGGGATATGTGTGTCGAGCATGGGAAGACCGGTGTCCTACGATCAAGCAATCGCTTGGAAAGTtcttaatgatgatgatggaaacCACTGCCTTGCTTTCTCGTTTGTTAACTGGTCTTTCGTGTGA
- the LOC139884177 gene encoding homeobox-leucine zipper protein ATHB-14-like isoform X2 yields the protein MDSNKYVRYTPEQVEALERVYAECPKPSSLRRHQLIRECHILSNIEPKQIKVWFQNRRCREKQRKESCHLTTVNKKLSAMNKLLMEENDRLQKQVSHLVYENGYMKQKIQMQASATTTDNSCESVVMSGQNQQQQNPTPRHSQRDANNPAGLLAIAEETLAEFLSKATGTAVDWVQMIGMKPGPDSIGIVAVSRNCSGVAARACGLVSLEPTKVAEILKDRLSWYRECRCLETLNVLPTGNGGTIELMYMQTYAPTILAAARDFWTLRYTTTMEDGSLVICERSLSASTGGPAGPPTSTFVRAEMLPSGYLIRPCEGGGSIINIVDHVDLDVLSVPEVLRPLYESSKILAQKMTISALRHIRQIAQESSGEIQYSGGRQPAVLRTFSQRLCRGFNDAVNGFADDGWSLLGSDGVEDVTIAINSSPNKFHGSQYQSMFHTLGGGILCAKASMLLQNVPPALLVRFLREHRSEWADYGVDAYSAACLKASPYAVPCARNGGFPSSQVILPLAQTLEHEESLEVVRLEGHAFSPEDLAMSRDMYLLQLCSGVDENAVGSCAQLVFAPIDESFADDAPLLASGFRLIPLDPKSDGPGGSTTRTLDLASSLEVGCGTRSASGKTADANGSYNLRSVLTIAFQFSFESHLQDNVAAMARQYLRSVVGSVQRVAMAISPSRLSNSQLGPRSLPGSPEALTLARWISRSYRVHTGGELLKADGQSGDVLLKQLWNHPDAIMCCSLRMNASPVFTFANQAGLDMLETTLVALQDIMLDKILDEAGRKILCSEFSKIMQQGYAYLPSGICVSSMGRPVSYDQAIAWKVLNDDDGNHCLAFSFVNWSFV from the exons aTGGATTCGAATAAGTATGTAAGGTACACACCAGAGCAAGTTGAGGCTTTAGAAAGAGTTTATGCTGAATGCCCAAAGCCTAGCTCTTTGAGAAGGCATCAGCTCATAAGGGAGTGTCATATCCTTTCCAACATTGAGCCTAAGCAGATCAAAGTCTGGTTTCAAAATCGCAg ATGCCGCGAAAAACAAAGGAAGGAATCCTGTCATCTCACGACGGTGAATAAAAAACTGAGTGCTATGAACAAGCTGTTGATGGAAGAAAATGACCGATTGCAGAAGCAGGTTTCACATTTGGTCTACGAGAATGgatacatgaaacaaaaaataca GATGCAGGCATCTGCAACGACCACAGACAATAGCTGTGAGTCTGTGGTCATGAGTGGTCAGAACCAACAACAGCAAAACCCAACTCCTCGGCATTCACAAAGGGATGCTAACAACCCAGCTGG TCTTCTCGCTATTGCTGAGGAGACCCTGGCAGAGTTCCTATCCAAGGCTACTGGAACTGCTGTCGACTGGGTCCAGATGATTGGGATGAAG CCTGGTCCGGATTCTATTGGAATTGTTGCTGTTTCCCGCAACTGCAGTGGAGTAGCAGCACGAGCTTGTGGTCTTGTGAGCCTAGAGCCCACAAAG GTCGCGGAAATTCTCAAAGATCGCCTGTCTTGGTATCGTGAATGCCGTTGCCTCGAAACATTGAATGTACTTCCCACCGGAAATGGAGGAACCATAGAGCTCATGTACATGCAG ACTTATGCACCAACAATATTGGCAGCAGCACGTGACTTTTGGACACTGAGATATACTACCACTATGGAGGATGGAAGCCTCGTT ATATGCGAGAGGTCGTTAAGTGCTTCCACGGGTGGCCCAGCAGGGCCTCCAACTTCAACTTTTGTAAGAGCTGAAATGCTTCCGAGTGGGTATTTAATCCGACCTTGTGAAGGAGGTGGTTCCATCATCAACATTGTGGATCATGTTGATTTAGAT GTTTTGAGTGTCCCTGAAGTCCTTCGACCACTTTATGAATCATCTAAGATTCTTGCGCAGAAAATGACAATTTCT GCCTTGAGGCACATTCGGCAAATTGCTCAAGAATCAAGTGGTGAAATTCAGTATAGTGGGGGCCGCCAACCTGCTGTTTTAAGGACATTTAGTCAGAGACTTTGCAG GGGTTTTAATGATGCTGTTAATGGTTTCGCGGATGATGGTTGGTCACTTTTAGGCAGTGATGGTGTGGAGGATGTGACCATTGCCATTAATTCATCTCCAAACAAATTTCATGGATCTCAATACCAGTCTATGTTTCATACTTTAGGAGGAGGTATCCTTTGTGCCAAGGCATCAATGCTGCTTCAG AATGTCCCTCCTGCTTTGCTAGTCCGGTTTTTGAGGGAGCACCGTTCCGAATGGGCTGACTATGGCGTCGACGCCTATTCCGCTGCTTGTCTGAAAGCAAGTCCATATGCAGTTCCTTGTGCAAGAAATGGCGGCTTTCCAAGTAGCCAAGTCATTTTGCCTCTTGCCCAAACATTGGAGCATGAAGAG TCCTTGGAAGTGGTTCGTCTTGAAGGTCATGCATTTTCACCTGAAGATTTAGCTATGTCCCGAGATATGTACCTATTGCAA CTATGCAGTGGAGTTGACGAGAATGCAGTTGGTTCTTGTGCTCAGCTTGTCTTTGCCCCTATTGATGAATCCTTTGCGGATGATGCTCCACTATTGGCTTCTGGTTTTCGTCTTATTCCATTGGATCCCAAATCA GATGGCCCTGGTGGAAGTACTACTAGGACATTGGATTTAGCCTCCTCGCTCGAAGTCGGATGTGGGACCCGCTCAGCTAGCGGCAAGACTGCAGATGCAAATGGCAGCTATAATCTAAGGTCTGTCCTGACTATCGCATTCCAGTTCAGTTTCGAGAGCCACTTGCAAGACAATGTTGCCGCCATGGCTCGCCAATATCTCCGTAGTGTTGTCGGCTCCGTTCAGAGAGTCGCCATGGCAATCTCTCCATCACGGCTCAGTAACTCACAATTGGGACCTAGATCTCTTCCTGGATCCCCTGAAGCTCTTACTCTCGCACGATGGATTTCCAGAAGCTACAG AGTCCATACCGGAGGAGAGCTCCTCAAAGCCGACGGCCAATCTGGGGATGTTCTATTGAAGCAACTATGGAACCATCCAGATGCAATTATGTGCTGTTCTTTGAGAATGAAT GCATCTCCAGTCTTCACCTTTGCAAACCAGGCTGGACTTGACATGCTAGAAACTACCCTCGTCGCACTTCAAGATATAATGCTCGATAAGATTCTGGATGAAGCTGGCCGGAAGATTCTCTGCTCAGAGTTCTCGAAAATTATGCAACAG GGTTATGCATATCTACCGTCGGGGATATGTGTGTCGAGCATGGGAAGACCGGTGTCCTACGATCAAGCAATCGCTTGGAAAGTtcttaatgatgatgatggaaacCACTGCCTTGCTTTCTCGTTTGTTAACTGGTCTTTCGTGTGA